From the genome of Drosophila gunungcola strain Sukarami chromosome 3L unlocalized genomic scaffold, Dgunungcola_SK_2 000005F, whole genome shotgun sequence:
AGGAACAAAAAGACGCGGACGCGCCCTTGCAGTGTGTATACACATACAATCTACAGGAACACAGGGCCTGCTTCACTGGAGGTGATTACGGACTTGTTGTGCACCCTCGCGACACTGGCAAGAACgcgaaaatggaaaattcgGGTTTTCCTCTCCTGCTTTCTTTGTATTCCACTACACAAACAAATTACGCGAAGTTCAGGCGTCCGCACGTCCAACgcaatcgtatttttttttcgaatgcTATAGTGTGGCCAACGCAGCCGGGCTTTTTTCGAATGGAATTAATGTGACCAAAATTGGGCctctttcttttaaatttaatgtcaTATGGAGCACCCGTTTACCCAACTGTTAAATATTGAGTGCATTAAGGCATATGTTAAGAAGTTTAACAGAAAGTGTGCAAGAAATGGAGGGAAGTGCTCAAGAACTTGAGTGAAATGAGCAAGAACTTGAGTGGAGTGCAAAAACTGGGAGTGAAAAGTTTACAGTTAAAAGTAGCAAGAAAACATCGGCTTCTTCGATGTTTCCGTCCTAACGCGTTCGGCATCGAGAGACTCTGTGTTCACACTGTCCAACgtttttttcagtttgttatttttaaataactagtATTCATTtagttaattatatttgttgccggtattataaataaatactttttgatctgaatcaaaatattatcaaaattgtaattgctttttgattttaataaattcatattGTTGTTAGTGATCAAGACAACCCCCTTTTCAGTcccttatttaaaatttgttaagttTAGTACTAATTTATTGGTTAAGTAGCTAGTAATAACTAGTGAggtagaatatatataaatatacaaaaatttgaaaaattaataaataaatggtgtgtaaataaaatgtcattaatatattattgGGGGACTGGGTGGCGAAGTGTTTTACAAGCCTGCCTGCCGAATATCTACATTTCCAATTTCAATTGTAAGCAACTTCAGACAGAGGACGTCATAAATTGAATAATGCGTTTTTAAGTGACGCTAAGACGCATTCTTCAGTAAATTGTGCAATTGTCTGAGCGGTCCGAATTAGACAGCACAAACATACACGACAGCAGACCCAGTTCTTCAGCAGCACACAAGCCCCAAGATTGAAATCTCGAGGCGTCGATTAGACCCCGGGCTCTGCGTGAGTTCAACGATCTCTAAATTGGTCGCTGCTAGTTACGAGTTTGTAAATTGTGATGCATGCCGATGCAATTGGACCACTCTCCTCCAGTGTCCGCCGCATTTATTTGATTGACTTGTATTTCATGTAGACGCAGAGTTCTGAGCGTGCTCCTCAACCCCAAGCGGAAACTAGCATTTAACGTCCTTACCATTGCGATCTCCATCTATCTCTGGTTATTTGTATGACCAGTATTTTTCTTGTAGAAATTTACCGTActgtttaataaattgtattactATTTTCAATGTGTGATTTGTGGATGCTGCTTTCATATTTctcacaaatttaaaaacataaacacaaGAATGAATGACAGCAAGGTGGGGGGAAAATTCCAAAGCTAGCTTAAACACAATCAgtatcatttttaattatttatttcttggaAATTTCCTTTGCGACTAAGACATACGTACATTCACATTAATCGCTCGATATTAAAGCGGATCAAAACTCAATGTGCCGTGTAAAAATTTCAATGGAGCACTCAGATGAACAGAGATGATCGGAAAGTATTTCACACATTCCAATCGATTTCGCGGCgaacaaatgattttaattgtaaacaTGTGCACCAATGAATTTATAAACCCGCATCTATGACAGGTCAAGATTGGATGTCGGATGCTGGCACCAGCATCTCGTTTCAAGTGGCTGCAAAGCGGTAAAGAAATTCCTCTTTGAGTCAGCGAATCGCATTTGAAACGATTCAAAAAACGTCTGCCGAGTCTCTCACGCAGAGTTGATTTTCCAATTCCGACTTGGGTACAGTTCAGTAACTGCGTTGTTATAGCGCACTCCAGGAAGCAGATTTTGCGGTCGACCCGGGATATGGTGCCTAAAAAAAAGTTGGAAACATCTCGGGACACATGTGTGGGAACGGAGCCTGAGTCTATTTTGGACACCCTTCAAACTGCGAAAATGAAGAGGCAGAAGTAGTTAAGCGTATGGGAGTTCCTTCCCACGCACATGTGACATGCACCACATTCGGTTCGCTCAGCAACTAAAAAGACAGCGGCAGAATGCACTGCAGATCATCGCCAGAATCAAAACTTGTACAGGGGGAATCCCACGGTCATAGATGGAGACCATATGCGCTGACAAAGTATTTTTGGAACACTCAATCTTATCGTGAGGAGGGAGGCTTCCCAGCTCCGTTCCAATTTAACTTTGTCCAATTTGGCATTAAAACTTGTTTATGACATACCTTCTCCACTTATGGTGTCTTTCCCAAACTCGACGGTACTTTAATATCGCCACCCCAAGCCTTATTTAAAAGACGTCGCACTTCACACATATCGTcgtgtatttttataaaaacacttttcaaATCCAAAGACCAGTGGGGGACTGTCGAACGCCACGGGTGCGATGCAGCAGCTACTGCTGAACAAACATATTGAGTGTCTCATTCGGGGAGGTGATTAGTCTGCAATCTCGCATCATGGGGCGGAACAGCCAACTACCTCTGTAGatgagaaagaaaaaaattagtttcgacagcataaacaaaatatacaaacgTGGATTTTGTGTACGGCAAACCCTAAGTCGGCATAAGTCACTGCCTGAGTGATTATAAGCAGGAGTATTTCAGTAGATCTGTATGACATTAAATTCTAATAACATCCAATTACGTGCCTATTTGCGGCCAACAGCAATAGTGCGTTGCCGCCACGATGGTGCTGAGCCACACACAACAGTTTGAAGATCTTTTATAACTTTGAAATAGATGGATTAACAAAGGCAGTTGGTGTGCGCACGCAACTGAACGAGGGTCGGTTCCTGGGGTGCAGTGTTTGGTAAGAGCACGCACAGGATGTGCGTGTCATCGGACGTGGGCGCGCCCGAAGCAGAGCACGGCCGTACCTTCGTCGAAAAGCCTGCACGTGGTAAACACACCCCGTGAAACATACCGCGGCACGCACATGGTCAGACTTACTGTGTCAAGTCGAATTTGGGTCATGTTCTAAAAAATGATTTGGCAGATGGCAATGGGGGATGATTAAGGCTATTCAATTTCACTTGAGTTTACCCTGGGTACTCGaccttaaacattttttctgacGTTCTGATAAATTGTCAAGGGAGGACACGAGATTGCTTTAGGGCTTTAAAACACTCATATCCTGCGTTTAAAGAACCAAAATCGACAAACCCACCAAGACTATGACTTAGTCTTTCAAATCGGCAATCAACCGATCGAAACTAAAAGGAAGGGGAAAAAACAGGCTAATGCCTTCAAATGACAGACAAGGGATCGGATCGGCATTCGGACTAAAAAATCACTCCAGTCTAAAACTATCTGTACAATTTGTTTACACAGTTTATAGCCACTCTCTACCTCTAGCTCTACCTACTCCGATAAACATGACTTTTTTGGCTTGGCACGTAACAGTCTTGCCCTTGAGTGCCATGGTATTAGTAAAGTTCGTCGTGCCTAGCAGTTTCTGCGTTGTTTCCTTACTTTTCGCCCATTTTATTTAACCGCTTACCTATTTATGGCACTACCTATTAGAATCGACTAGGATTCTACCTATTAGAATCACTTACCTTTGTTGAAACTCCTACTTTCTTTTCCTGGAACCATTAGTTGATTGGGCTTTCGGACGCTGCCCTTTTCGCATGCTACGCTTGCGGTTCTCATTCTTTCGCTCCGCATTGTCCTCGTTGCGCTTCTTAATGAACTCCAGTCGCATGCGTGACTTGACAATCTGTTCGGGGCGTCGCATCTCCTTGTCGTTGCCGCTGAGACGCTTTTTCAGTTCAAGCTTCACGTTGTGCCGAGCATGTCGGCTGACTGGATATCGCTGGGCATGGCTCAGAGGCTTAGCGTTTTCGACATCGTTTTCTGCGTTTTCACGCTGCAGCTGGTCCTCGATCTTCGACTTCTCCTTCCATTCGGTGTAGCGACCCGTTTTAAAGGAAGCTGGAATCCATGCACCGGACTCGGTTCGAATTTTGTTGGCACGAGGATCCTGAACTGAGaccatttttttcttaatgcGGTCCCACTTCTTGAGTCCAGGCTTATGCCTAACCTCCTGGGATGAGTTGCAGTCCGACACAGAAAACTCAGCATTCTGGGCCTGGCGCTCAAACGTGTTGATGGCCAGGCCATCCTCCGTGTGCTTGTCTGCCGACTGGTAAGGAACATAGTGCTCGTCGTCCTTGCTGTTTATCTTGcgcttctttttctttggcTTGTCCTTGTACAAAGCGTCCATGTTTTGGAATCTTTTGGGTGCAACGACTTTGTTAAATGTACTGCTGATGGCTTCCTCGTCGGCGGTTAGCATTCTGGCTGAACTTGTTCTTTGCGTCTCGGCCTCTTTTCTCGCCTCGTCGATGTCCTCGTCTGCGCGCTGTTGCCTAAACTTTTGAATCACATCCGCGTGCTGGGAACGTTTTTCTTTCATTACGACAAATTGCTTAGACTTTTGCGTGGTGTTAAGTTCAAAAACGGTCTGAAATGTCCAAAAAAGATTACAAAAATTTCTCGTTGTCTAAAATGTATCTGGTCAACTTACACCACCTGATCGATAACTGCGCATTTTAACCAGTATTTCGTGCTTCTCCTCCTGCAACTTGCGTTCTGCGGCAGCCACCTTTGACTGCGACTCGGCTGACTGGCCATTAACTTCAGCAGCCTGGGCGAGAACGGGCGCAGCTGTGAAGAAATCCTCCAAAGGCTTTAGCGCGTAGAACTTGATTTTCTTTACGCGCGCATTGGCATCTGTTGAAGCCACTGGTCTGGAACTCAAGTATTTCTTGTAAGCGTTTTCGCTGGTGCGCAGTACTCCGGCctgcaataattaaattgtagaCAGCAACAAAAGTAGACAGGAAATTAAAGATTATACTTACAATGTGGTGGCTCTTCTTGATATCGGTCACTGTTAGGTGCTCTTCTTCCAGCAAATCTTGCGGAATGGTTCCCATTGCCGAACTGTCGTTGATATTAAAGGGCCTGTTCAAGAACAAGTGAAGATCCAATAGATGGGCCGTGTCGTCGGTGGAAAAAATCGAGTATGCAGTACCTGTGCGACCAGCTCGAGCACAACGTCCAACCCGGTGCACAAACAATTTTGGTTTACCTGGAAAGTGTAGGTTCACCACAAAGTCTAAGCTGGGTATGTCGATTCCGCGTGCCGCCACGTCCGTTACAATTAGCACAGAAACCTTCTTGTTTACAAACTTGGCTGTGTTAATTTTGCGAGCTGCGGGGTCTAAACTAGAGTAGACCGAGGTATTAGAAATTCCAGCCTCAGTGAGGATGTAAGAAATAAGCTCCACATGATGCTGCGTTCCGGCAAACACCACGGTCTGCGATACCATTGGGATAACGTATTTCAAGAGAACGACGAGAGCTGTGTAGCGGTCGTCCGGCCGGCAATAGAGAAACTTTAGAGCCAGTGCATCTGGGAGCTTGGACTCAACGTCCAACCGAATAAGAACAGGGTCGTTAAGTCCTGCGCGCGCGAAGTCTACCAACAGCTTGGGCAGCGTGGCCGAAAACATGACCATCTGCCGGGAGGCCGGCAATCTGTGCAGCGTTTCGTTTAACTGCTCACCAAAGCCCATCTCGAACAGTCGATCAGCTTCATCAAACACGACATATTCTGTAAAATCGACAGCATTAGTCCTTGCGTTAATGTCCTTGAATGGTCATATTACCTATCGAATTCAGCTTCAAGTCCATTTCTACGCACAAATGTAGGAAACGACCAGGCGTGGCTACAATGACGTCGGGGCATGTGTGTATAGCCGAGAACTGCGAGTCCATGGAGTCACCACCTAACACCAAAATCGTCTTAAGCTCCATAAAGCGTCCCAGCTCCTTAACGAACTTGTACGTCTGTACCGCCAGCTCACGCGTGGGCGACAAGATCAGGGCACGGGCGCCTTTAGTGGGCTCCCGCCGCTGCAGCTTTTCAAATAGCGGAATCAAGAAGCAAGCCGTCTTGCCAGAGCCAGTCTTGGCCATGGCTACCACATCGCGCCCCTCCAGGATCAAGGGAATAGTCTTCCGCTGAATGGGAGTCGGTACCTTGTAACCGCGCTTGGTGATCCCTTTTATCAAATCGAACCCCAGACCCATTGACTGGAAGCCTCCGCTCTTTTTGGACTTGGGCTTACTTTTGTGGATGTCGTCGCCTTGTCCGACGGTGCCGGCATCATTGTCCACCGACGGGAACCCTGGTATTTCATCGGCTTGCTTTTTGCGCTGCCAATTTgtataaatgttattaattattcaatataaatgtaaatttcttaccatttttataaatgttgttttgACGGAACACGTGTGCAGTGCAACCTCggcatcaaacaaaaaaaaatctcaaaaaaaaatactaaaacaaCTGTGCCCTGCTAAATTGAGATTAATGGATATTCCGCGCCACTTATATCCAATACtgctttctttttaaataaaaaaaaattcccaatgataaacttaaaatatgaaaCATTTGTTTAATACGGGTATAATATAAAACTATCTTAAAATATCATCCTAAAGAGCGATTAACGAATATAATGTGTTTATGATAGTACACAACAATAGTAATAAAACTATCGATTGTTGCTGGCAGAGTTGCCAGATCTCAAATTCAAATTGCTGAATACAGCTTAAATTTTTGCGCCCAAAAAAATACAGCTGATAAATGCTGAGTTAGCACAACAATGCAAGGGCAATTaactattacatttttaaaaaagttttattaaaatgatgCAAAATCGTTTCTTAATGATCGACTAAAAATGCACTTTAAGGTAGATAATTAGCTGACCACGTCCGTAGCCaacattttaacttttttgcagttatttttaacatttaagttAATACGGTTCTGATATAAAATGGTATGAAATCGTACGCTTAATGGGCGATTAACAATGCGCTTAACGGTATATGAAACTCTTCTTAACGCTTACCTTAAGGTATTTACAATAAACCTATCTTAGCTCTAGCTAAACGTCGTCCACAAAATCCAGATCCGCCTCCGACTCTCGCACCAGCACCATCTGCTCCAGGCGGTCGATGCGCCTTAGCATCTCCTCCTTTTCCCGCTGAAAGCAGTCTGCGCGCCGGCGCAGTTCTTCGTTTTGCCGTCGCAGCTCATGTAGCTGACGACAAATTTCTGAAGATGTCAGCAGTGGCATCACGCTAGGAGTCTTTGCCGAGGGAAGCTTTGTCGCACTCACAAAAGGTTTGTTGGGGACCACCCCGTTGTTCGTTGGACTCAGTCCAGATCCTGCCGTCAGTGAGGGCCGGAGCTGTATCGTCTGCACGGTCCCCACCTGTCCCCTGAGAGAACTGGCAGATGCGGGATGGTTTGCAGGCAGTGTAGGTGGAACCACGGCTTCGTTGAGGCCCGGTGAGTCATCTAATATGGTGGTGGGCTCCAGGGGTCTCTGCAGGGATGGTAGCTTTAACTAAAAGGAAAGAAAACGCCAACTGTTTTTGAgtttcttgcgtttctgggCGGCCTAAGCTAGGAGGTCATTAAGGTGAACTAATCTTAGAAGTAGATGAGTAGGCAGCCACCACAAACCTGTCGAGCCTGCAACTGCCGCATGTTGACTAGTTTGGTGCCATCGGGAAGTTGACGAACCATTCCAGAGCTGTCAGAAGGTgcaagatttgtaaaaaatgaattaaaattatagaATCAACATACCTGGCCAATGATGCAGGTATCTTCTGCAGGGACTTTGGCTGACTATCCGATCCGCAGAGCTTTTTGAAATCAGTCAACGAGATTATGCGTATATTCTGCTCAAAAAAAGATTGTCTTATGGAAAAGTGCTAaagatagaaaaaaaaaataataccttGTTCTTGGTAACCCCTGCCGGCGACGTAAGTTCTTTTTGCTTAATTACATTCATGCGAATCTTCTGAGGGGGCGAGTTGCTGACATTCGGGCGGAGAGCGACGACCGGGTTCCTAGCACTGCCGTTTACGGACTGCTTGGCGCCAAGGCCTGCTTTCGTTTCGTGCAGCAACATACGTCCACCTTCGGAAAGAACTAGTTGGCGGCCATTCTGCAGCGCCGTGTTCAGCATTTCTTTCGAAGCCTCGTCATCGTTTTCCTGCATCATGTCTGCAATTCCGTGAGTCTTCAGCATGTTTAGAGCAGAGTTTCCCAGAACGTTCGTATCTGGAGGTAACATAATAGGATTTCAATCTTTTGAAGACTTCGAATTATTAAACTCACGCCCTCGCAGGTTTTCCAAAACATCCATTCGTTCTTCCACCGACATTTCCCGGTCGTCAAggctttttgtgttttccgCTTCGTCCATTATTGAGTTAACAGCCTCACTGGTTTCTTTCTGCGAATTGATTGAGAAGTAAAGTATAAGCATCCTTTCATACAATTGTCCACTGGTGGGTGAGTTCTACAGTCCAAAGTAGGGTATGTTAGATGCCTATTGGGACTTTGGGATTTTTGTAGCAACCAAATATGGAATGTCTGAGGTACATACTCTGTTCTTATGCGTTTTTCGCTGGAGTTCGGTAAGCGCAGCCAAAGGCAGCAAGAAATCGTACATTAATTAGAATATGAGTAGACATGACATAAGCATAAGCAAAACATAAGATTAACTAACAGTTATCCGACTACTGCGGAATCCTACTTGCGCACTTACCTCGGTTTCCTCGTTGAACTTCTTACTGGCCTGTGCCTGCCGTGCTGCCTCTAACTCCGCCAGCACATCTGCCTGTTCCGTGTACACAGCCAGTCCGATCGGCGTCTTGCCGAACTTGGAGACCAAGGCGACATCTGCTTGACACTTGAGCAGCAGTCGTACAATGCCCTTGTGCCTCTTCTCAACGGCCCAGTGGAGTGGAGTCATGCGTAGCTGAAAGACGAATATATAGACGATTTTTGAGCACCCATTAACTGTGCCGTTTGGATATGTTCTTACCATGTCGCGGGAGTTAACGCTGCACTTAAGCGCCAGCAGCAAACTGACCACCCGCTCGTGCCCGTAGTAGCAGGCCAGGTGGAGCGGCGTCCGGTCGACCTTGGTCTTGGCGTCCATGTTAATGCCTCCCTGCAGGAGGATCTCGCAGATCTCTAGCTGGTTGTTCATGGCAGCGAAGTGCAGCGCCGACATACCAAGCCAGTCGGACGCGAAGGGCGCTCCATGGGCCAACGCCGTCTTGACGCCAGCCACATCGCTGTCCCTCGCGCACTGAAGCAGCTGTTTGCCCAGGTCCACGCATGTGGCGGGTCCTAGCAGGTTGCCCTTCTTGTGCTGGGCTTCTCCTTCGGTGCGCTAAAAGAGAGTCACCCGCACTGGATTAACTCAAGCTCAGGAGCAGCGCTGCTTTAAAACTCACAATCTCGTAGTGCATCAGGTTGGAGTGCTCCATGGGATACACAATATTTCCGTCCGCGCGCAGAGTGGCCACAACTTTGCTGGTGCCGCTGTGACTGTGCATCTTAGCATGCGAACACTTTCAGCACCAAATGGAGGACTTTAGTTGGCATAACTGCAATTAGTTAAGTAAGCATTAGCCAGGATTcgcaataaatttaatgtttacgTTTTAAGAAATACCATTGGGGTGTGACCGTTCGCTGCTTTATGTTCAAATATCGCATGGCATACttgaaacacacacaaaaaatacgAAGAAGTGCATTAGCCATTTGGTTTGAAACTTAGCTACGAAACGCATCTGGTATTTATTTCGCCCGTTAATCAGTTTAAAACGTCCGAATAGTTATCTATaaagttattgttatttaattgaaagggtcaaggaaattaaatgtacattttttatttgaataaatatatatttatttggcatATGGAGCATATTTGTGATTGCTAAGTGTATACGCTTGTGTTTTCTCTTTCCGGTTAGGCTACGAACGGTTGATCGTTTTCGATTTGCTTAAAACGTGTATGCCTAATATTATTTGCTCAGTCGCACAACGCTTgccatttttgtaaaattgattttagcgaaacgtttttgtttatgcatgtttgtttaaataaaatataactaatTGGCGCGATCGTGGAGTGCGCAAAAGAATGTAAATAATTCCATAACATATTCTGTTATCCCAAGACTCACAGTAAGATAAATCAACTAATTCGATCTATATTATTATTGACGCACTTTGCATTTTCTTTGttcataacttaatttttaccCTCTGATTGCATTcagatatattttatttcaggGCATGTGTCGTAAAATAGTGCAGCGTATACTTTTTCAGAGAAAATcttaatattttgcaaaaaccaataagtttttgtttgcaaaGTCTATTAAATAGTAAATTGCTTTATGAATTTATATCTCTTAATTTACTTATACTGCCATTAAAATGATCAACTAATTCTCGCCAACTGTGTGGGCAGTTATATAAATACTAATGGGATACATTCGAGTTCGtctttagaaaaaattaaattcgataaattgttgttaattttgctTGTTGTGTGTATGAAACTGTTAACATTTGCTATTATTTAAGATTTCAAATTGACAATCAACCAATTTTCTATATGTACAAAATATTGTTCCTTATCATAATGCCAACGATTGTACATATCCAATAATATTTGATCCTTTATCGTTACTTTACtacttttattaatatgtttCGTTCAGTTGTAGGTAAGTTTTGCATCTTTAACTTTGAATATATGTCATTTTAGATTGGCCTAACAAAACAGTAACAAATGTCGTTAACGTTCCTTAACGTATCTCAATATTAATTCTGTGGGTAGTTTTCTATTCAGCTTGAGGGGATTTGGAGGTCTCGAAGCGAATTGGTGTACACAAACAGAATTCTTGAAATAATTCGCTGATGTTTATTATCACGTAACCTAGAATTACAAGTATGGACAGGTAATAGGGTTTTTAGACTAGCAGTCGGCGACATTCTTACATAAAACTGCATTGAAATTACAGAAATGTGCAattattcttgttttttttttaatacaattctTAATTCCTCATTACTATTTGCTCGTCCACAAACCTGTGACAGACATTGGGGATTTAAACGACAAAcggtttaaacaaaaacaaacataattttcaattaaataaaaagtaacaCTAACATAAACTCAATCAGAATGTAACACGCATTCAATTACCTGTTACTATGATAAAAgggaatttaatattattgtaacaaatattttatactatATGTACGAGTACATCAGCTTGTATCTTGTATGTTGTATGCTGTGGGTTTTTGCAATTCTTATCTAAACTGGGTCGAGAGTTTACGCGGACGAACTGTCCATCGGCACTAGCGCAGCCGCGGCTTCGGCCAGTTCCATTGCAGCTACCCGGGCTTCCGTCAGCGTCGCGTCCGCGTCAAATCCCGGCTTGTGCGTCGGCGACTGACTCGGTGTGCAGTTGGCGCTCTTTGGCTTACGGAACCAGTTGCCGAAATGGCGCCTTCCCAGCGAACCTGTAGATGTGGTGGGCAATATTTGAGTGTTTGCTGTGTCTGCGCTGGATATGCCATCCCTGGACTGCGATTTTTTGGGCAACGTCTCACAAAGGCGAGAAGCGGATTTGGCTGGTGACTCCGGCACCGAGCCCTCACCACTAGCAGAAGTGGCTCCCGTAGCGGCTAATTCCAAGTCTTGTGCCTCGTAGTCCGATTGGTCGGAGCAGTCGCCCGGCCGTTCCTCGTAATTGTACTCGAAGCCAGTCATTTCCGATACATATAAAGCTTTGCCTCCAAACTGACGTTCCAGGGCGAGGGTGTTTAGGAAGCGGTGCTTTCGGTTCGCCGACCGGAAACTGAAGTCGTACCATTTGTCGCGCGACTCGCAGTAGATGCGTAGTGAGTTCTTGATGGTGTGCCCAAACATCTTTCCGTCCCTCACGTTCACAACGCGACAGCGGTCCAAAAAAATGCGTCCTTTGTAGATGAAATGACTACGCTTGATAATATCACGTTTGCAGTAGACCAGCTGGTTATCGAATAGAAACATAGTGTAGCTGCTGTTCCACAGATTTTGTTTCTGGCGGGTCGCATCGACCTGCAGGAAGAAACGAGCACTGTGCAAGTGCAGCGGCGGCCCTTTAAAGTTCTGAAAGCTGGCCTGGTGCCTTGCAATCGTCTCGCTGTGCCGTTTTCCCTCATTAACCGCCTCTGTGATGCCACGCATGGCCTCCAGCGCCAAATTGACAGTATCTTGGGAGTCGGGTATGTCCAGTTCACTGACGTCAAGTTGCTCATAGTCGGCGGCGGCACTTGGCTTTCCACCATCTATTTCGTCCGCAACCTTGACCGCGTTTTCCAATGCCGACTTAATAATCTCGTTGAGATGGAGGGGATAGCGGCATATGCGTTGCACCGGTGCCAGCAGGTGGGCGGAGAGCGGAAGTTCTGCCAGGTTTTCTGACTCGCGGCAGCTGTAAGTATTTGTAATCAGTACACGGTTCTAGGtcaagcttttaaaataacccACTTTTCTAAGATAGTGCGGGCGTCCTTTACGCGATCGTAAGTCTCAAGTTCTATTAGGGCTCGGGGATAAGCGTTGCAGTAGCTGGAGTAGCATAGAAATCCTTTGTGCTTAAGaaacgatttaaattttaaattttaatgttaattaaaatcaatttctcATTAccattttaagaaaaacttttgcaatcTGGTTTTGTTCGATTCCACGTCGCAGAGCCTCGAGAAACTTTCTCTGGAACTTATAAATAGCCGTAATGTTGGAAAAGATGAGGCGAATGCTGTTTGGCGAGAATATATCGATGCGCTTGCTCATGGCAGGGAGATACCTAAATCAAATCAGAATGCAGAATTTTAAAACTGCTGTCGTTTGCCAACGACTTGTTCTCTTACCCATCGCAAATGGATGCCAGCAGTTTGACATAATTGATCTCCGTGTCAAGTAGTTCACGCACAGCACTTCGGCGCAGGATTGTGTTGTGGTTTAGCTGGGCACTCAGCGGGTTTGGTGGCGATTCGATGACAATAAGGGTGACGTTGCTTTGGTCCGTAGTCACGGTTACGTCTCCGTCTTCGGCAAACGTCGCAACTGGAACAGGAATGGACCCTTCATCCTCACGAGCTATGCCCTCCTCAGCCTTAGCAGCGGCAGCCCTGTGCGCGTTAAAGAAGATGTCCGTTTCAGGACAGTGAATAATGCGCACAAACTCCTTAGGGAACCAGCCCAGCTCAGGATCCAGAATTTCCTCCACGAGATTGGTGTCCTCCTTCTTAATGCGGCCAAACCACCAAGGTCCAACCTCCTTGCGCAATATTTCAATGAGCATTCCCCGCTCCAGGCCAAGCTCTTGTGGTCCGCCAGCCGTAAAGTTGTAGAGCACTTCGGCGTAGATGGTTGGGTAGTAGCTGATAGCTGGGACCAAAGGGACAAAACATTAGTAAACGCTGTCAGATTggccaattaaatttaattgagaGTGCTCTCAGCCTTAAACTTACCTTCTTCGTTCGACGCGACACTATCACTGTCGCTGTCGT
Proteins encoded in this window:
- the LOC128259517 gene encoding uncharacterized protein LOC128259517 isoform X7; protein product: MKAVSSPTLSEPFIELPQQKPVENTDVAVAGSSGGNGGGGLGVLQKFKRTLNNFNKNQMHIISLPPSPTVSNPPKTSPTTPSVSITAPAPTTTVSEPGAEGGDATSGKYRFGPLIWRTSKERRKAKYNRRDKCNSGDSGIQIELEQDEQYSRALATNSLGGAAASPSAADLKVRSIRRTNSAKVSSILGPFAVRAKNARHLNMGDSGKGEREAPESLPTRSLSQPNGLESYGMVHPDQDDSDSDSVASNEEAISYYPTIYAEVLYNFTAGGPQELGLERGMLIEILRKEVGPWWFGRIKKEDTNLVEEILDPELGWFPKEFVRIIHCPETDIFFNAHRAAAAKAEEGIAREDEGSIPVPVATFAEDGDVTVTTDQSNVTLIVIESPPNPLSAQLNHNTILRRSAVRELLDTEINYVKLLASICDGYLPAMSKRIDIFSPNSIRLIFSNITAIYKFQRKFLEALRRGIEQNQIAKVFLKMHKGFLCYSSYCNAYPRALIELETYDRVKDARTILENCRESENLAELPLSAHLLAPVQRICRYPLHLNEIIKSALENAVKVADEIDGGKPSAAADYEQLDVSELDIPDSQDTVNLALEAMRGITEAVNEGKRHSETIARHQASFQNFKGPPLHLHSARFFLQVDATRQKQNLWNSSYTMFLFDNQLVYCKRDIIKRSHFIYKGRIFLDRCRVVNVRDGKMFGHTIKNSLRIYCESRDKWYDFSFRSANRKHRFLNTLALERQFGGKALYVSEMTGFEYNYEERPGDCSDQSDYEAQDLELAATGATSASGEGSVPESPAKSASRLCETLPKKSQSRDGISSADTANTQILPTTSTGSLGRRHFGNWFRKPKSANCTPSQSPTHKPGFDADATLTEARVAAMELAEAAAALVPMDSSSA
- the LOC128259517 gene encoding uncharacterized protein LOC128259517 isoform X6 codes for the protein MKKLIIPTLMDTYGLIKFWDFDTGAPGSGSQQSARVTVDFTVPADDIMPGERRYRWKPYLFQSQQMKAVSSPTLSEPFIELPQQKPVENTDVAVAGSSGGNGGGGLGVLQKFKRTLNNFNKNQMHIISLPPSPTVSNPPKTSPTTPSVSITAPAPTTTVSEPGAEGGDATSGKYRFGPLIWRTSKERRKAKYNRRDKCNSGDSGIQIELEQDEQYSRALATNSLGGAAASPSAADLKVRSIRRTNSAKVSSILGPFAVRAKNARHLNMGDSGKGEREAPESLPTRSLSQPNGLESYGMVHPDQDDSDSDSVASNEEAISYYPTIYAEVLYNFTAGGPQELGLERGMLIEILRKEVGPWWFGRIKKEDTNLVEEILDPELGWFPKEFVRIIHCPETDIFFNAHRAAAAKAEEGIAREDEGSIPVPVATFAEDGDVTVTTDQSNVTLIVIESPPNPLSAQLNHNTILRRSAVRELLDTEINYVKLLASICDGYLPAMSKRIDIFSPNSIRLIFSNITAIYKFQRKFLEALRRGIEQNQIAKVFLKMHKGFLCYSSYCNAYPRALIELETYDRVKDARTILENCRESENLAELPLSAHLLAPVQRICRYPLHLNEIIKSALENAVKVADEIDGGKPSAAADYEQLDVSELDIPDSQDTVNLALEAMRGITEAVNEGKRHSETIARHQASFQNFKGPPLHLHSARFFLQVDATRQKQNLWNSSYTMFLFDNQLVYCKRDIIKRSHFIYKGRIFLDRCRVVNVRDGKMFGHTIKNSLRIYCESRDKWYDFSFRSANRKHRFLNTLALERQFGGKALYVSEMTGFEYNYEERPGDCSDQSDYEAQDLELAATGATSASGEGSVPESPAKSASRLCETLPKKSQSRDGISSADTANTQILPTTSTGSLGRRHFGNWFRKPKSANCTPSQSPTHKPGFDADATLTEARVAAMELAEAAAALVPMDSSSA